In Colletotrichum higginsianum IMI 349063 chromosome 3, whole genome shotgun sequence, a genomic segment contains:
- a CDS encoding Ribosome biogenesis protein YTM1 has translation MESSAAQVKVNFTTTHEDLQLDESKKQLIVPADIKRYGLSRILNSESMLNTSSPVPLDFLVNGTFLRTTIEEYLKENGLSLETTITLQYVRSLLPPVYEASFEHDDWVAAVDILSATSAAGRWSGDALAHGQDRILSASYDGLVRVWDGSGQCLATSPSTRAGGHAKLLTDAKFLSSSQIASVGLDQKVLVWKYTESADRFSGELKPTLELHGHKKMINSLAVHGPSKKLLTASADGRVGLWLASKKGSPDVDADDIPATHASSVKRAKLSNSSVTVPQKGALAMIHAHADASVTGAAFHPTDPTVAYSVSVDHTLRTLDLTTASVVSTLTTLHPLLCLTPMPRNSSLVAAGSAARHVALLDPRVSASATSVLTLRGHANMISALAPSPDNDYSLASASHDGTVKIWDLRSVRPATKDEGGGSASEAVYSIGREWLKGKKTPAGGEGAKVFALAWDQTWGIVSGGEDKKVQINRGRDLVA, from the exons ATGGAGTCCTCAGCGGCCCAGGTGAAGGTTAACTTCACGACAACGCACGAAGACCTTCAGTTGGATGAGAGCAAGAAACAATTGATCGTGCCGGCAG ACATCAAGCGATATGGCCTGTCAAGGATATTGAACTCCGAGTCGATGCTCAAcacgtcgtcgcccgtgCCCCTTGACTTCCTCGTCAACGGAACCTTCTTGCGAACCACGATCGAAGAATACCTCAAGGAGAACGGCCTCTCGCTCGAGACGACCATCACCCTGCAATATGTTCGCAGTCTGCTGCCCCCAGTCTACGAGGCCTCGTTCGAGCACGACGACTGGGTCGCTGCCGTCGACATCCTCTCGGCCACATCGGCCGCGGGCCGCTGGtccggcgacgccctcgcccacgGCCAGGACCGCATTCTCTCGGCCAGCTACGACGGCCTCGTGCGTGTTTGGGACGGTTCCGGCCAGTGCCTGGCGACGTCCCCCTCGacccgcgccggcggccacgccAAGCTCCTGACGGACGCCAAGTTCCTCTCCTCGTCGCAGATCGCCTCGGTCGGGCTGGATCAGAAGGTCCTCGTCTGGAAATACACAGAGTCGGCCGACCGCTTCTCGGGCGAGCTCAAGCCAACGCTCGAGCTGCACGGCCACAAAAAGATGATCAACTCGCTCGCCGTCCACGGTCCCTCCAAGAAACTCctcacggcctcggccgacggccgTGTCGGTCTCTGGCTGGCGTCCAAGAAGGGCAGCccggacgtcgacgccgacgacatccCCGCGACGCACGCCAGCAGCGTCAAGCGCGCCAAGCTCTCCAACTCGTCCGTCACGGTGCCGCAGAAGGGCGCCCTCGCCATGAtccacgcccacgccgaTGCCTCCGTCACGGGCGCCGCCTTTCACCCGACCGACCCCACCGTCGCCTACTCCGTCTCGGTCGACCACACCCTCCGTACCCTCGACTTGACCACGGCCTCCGTCGTCTCGACCCTGACGACGCTCCACCCGCTCCTCTGCCTGACGCCCATGCCGCGCAACTCTTctctcgtcgccgcgggctccgccgcccgtcatgtcgccctgctcgaccctcgcgtctcggcctcggccacctcggTTCTTACTCTTCGCGGCCACGCCAACATGATCTCGGCCCTCGCGCCCTCCCCGGACAACGACTACAGCCTGGCCTCGGCTTCGCATGATGGCACCGTGAAGATCTGGGACTTGCGGAGCGTGCGGCCCGCCAccaaggacgagggcggcggcagcgccagcGAGGCCGTCTACAGCATTGGCAGGGAGTGGCtgaagggcaagaagacgcccgccggcggcgagggcgcaAAGGTGTTCGCCCTCGCGTGGGACCAGACGTGGGGCATCGTCAGCGGCGGTGAGGACAAGAAGGTGCAGATCAACAGGGGGAGGGATCTCGTTGCTTGA
- a CDS encoding Mst3-like protein, with amino-acid sequence MTSKSAAMADEGVAEHYQVLEELGRGSFGVVYKAIEKATGETVAIKHIDLESSEDDIQEIQGEIAVLSTCASSFVTQYKGSFLRGHKLWIVMEFLGGGSCLDLLKPANFAEVHIAIICRELLRGLEYLHAEGKIHRDIKAANVLLSEAGKVKLADFGVAAQLTNIKSQRNTFVGTPFWMAPEVIQQDGYGFKADIWSLGITAMEMANGEPPLAHIHPMKVLFHIPKNPPPRLENNFSKDFRDFVAQCLVKDSDRRPSAKDLLRHRFIRSAGKVEALQELIARKQMWDANQNRKSHPIFYQETLHTMSHRDDSDEWVFDTVKSVAPKRPNGHARKPSYFAAEEAMRRLDLKDAPLGPSSPASGTVRRSTVRRQPSGHQASGTQIQANGSPRSTVARRPLQPDMSYGNSGSSVRLFRRVPSDGSTTAYEDTSPEGTYGNENKAPPRASAVEPSSKEALLGRRLFNKALDPTLAELHAQTSGMQKREALAKLTDAFELLDSVDPEGAYHLMQNLMTAVSQDAKLNAALMPQQSIKMPSDDTPQGTVIIRSAAATPSSGSPNKLVMAPNNPHLKSHRRRNGSIATPESAEKDREREKAAVEAKYPGRQPPPGMEHCKQLSDVLYGRWTEGLRIRWPAV; translated from the exons ATGACGTCCAAATCGGCCGCGATGGCCGACGAGGGTGTTGCCGAACACTATCAGGTACTGGAGGAGCTCGGTC GTGGAAGCTTTGGTGTCGTTTATAAGGCCATTGAGAAGGCCACCGGCGAGACCGTCGCTATCAAACAT ATTGACCTCGAGTCCAGCGAAGATGACATTCAAGAGATCCAGGGCGAGATCGCCGTGCTGAGTACATGCGCCAGTTCTTTCGTCACGCAATACAAAGGCAGCTTTCTGCGCGGCCATAAGCTCTGGATCGTTATGGAGTTCCTCGGTGGCGGTTCATGTCTGGACTTG CTTAAACCTGCCAACTTCGCCGAGGTCCACATTGCCATCATCTGCCGTGAGCTTCTTCGCGGCCTTGAATACCTGCATGCTGAAGGCAAGATTCACCGAGATATCAAGGCCGCCAATGTTCTTCTATCCGAGGCAGGCAAGGTCAAGTTGGCCGACTTTGGCGTTGCCGCCCAGTTGACCAACATCAAATCCCAGAGGAACACCTTCGTCGGGACCCCTTTTTGGATGGCGCCCGAGGTGATCCAGCAGGACGGTTACGGCTTCAAGGCAGACATTTGGTCCCTCGGCATCACCGCCATGGAGATGGCCAACGGCGAACCCCCACTGGCACACATCCACCCGATGAAGGTACTCTTCCACATCCCCAAgaacccccctcctcgcTTGGAGAACAACTTTAGCAAAGACTTCCGAGACTTCGTCGCTCAGTGTCTCGTCAAAGACTCCGACCGCAGACCTTCGGCGAAAGATCTCCTTCGCCACCGGTTCATCAGATCAGCAGGCAAGGTGGAGGCCCTCCAAGAGCTCATTGCTCGCAAGCAGATGTGGGATGCCAACCAAAACCGAAAGTCGCACCCCATATTTTACCAAGAGACGCTGCATACGATGTCGCATAGGGACGACTCGGATGAGTGGGTGTTCGACACGGTCAAGTCGGTAGCACCCAAACGCCCGAATGGCCATGCACGGAAGCCGTCCTACTTTGCGGCAGAAGAAGCAAtgcgccgcctcgacctcAAGGACGCTCCGCTCGGCCCCTCGTCTCCCGCTTCCGGAACCGTCCGCCGGTCGACTGTGCGCCGACAGCCCTCGGGCCACCAGGCTTCGGGCACACAGATCCAAGCAAACGGTTCACCCCGCTCGACCGTCGCCAGACGACCCCTACAGCCAGACATGTCGTACGGCAACTCTGGCTCTTCCGTGCGGCTCTTCCGCCGGGTCCCCTCAGACGGGTCTACCACGGCCTACGAGGACACCTCCCCCGAGGGAACATATGGCAACGAGAACAAAGCACCGCCGCGGGCCTCGGCAGTCGAGCCCAGCAGTAAAGAGGCGTTGCTCGGCCGGCGACTGTTCAACAAAGCCCTGGATCCCACTCTCGCCGAACTCCACGCGCAAACGTCAGGCATGCAGAAGCGGGAGGCGCTGGCCAAGCTCACAGATGCGTTTGAGCTCTTGGATTCAGTCGACCCCGAAGGTGCCTACCACCTGATGCAGAACCTGATGACTGCTGTGTCACAGGACGCTAAGCTGAATGCTGCTCTCATGCCTCAACAGTCGATCAAGATGCCGTCCGATGATACCCCTCAAGGAACGGTCATCATCAGGAGCGCTGCGGCGACGCCATCCTCGGGAAGCCCGAACAAGCTAGTGATGGCTCCAAACAACCCGCACCTGAAGAGCCATAGGAGACGCAACGGGTCGATTGCCACGCCCGagtcggccgagaaggaccgcgagagagaaaaggcgGCCGTAGAGGCCAAGTATCCCGGCCGTCAGCCCCCTCCCGGCATGGAGCACTGCAAGCAACTGTCCGATGTGCTCTACGGTCGTTGGACTGAGGGGTTAAGAATCAGGTGGCCAGCGGTCTAG
- a CDS encoding Hla class iii protein dom3z: MPDQFPIQPIGRFYAASQPVKRPKEFACFSYDDNHDFHLGDSSVRYYYTPALGTDLSKGYDSFIKHDDSKPEHLGALLKTIKAHEEEKGEKIDAQIVTWRGMMTKIMASPFEDRDGSVVRIPVQMVRTETNGRPRFEMNATLYQVRMNNPLSPPSPVTWSLTELTRLRTACMTLFNGTFIEENHEYKVASQKQQNAQQRRGPIPPEVMQFWGYKFETLATLPAPWGDTSREYIDNRIEEVVNNKAQYCSVVRTGIGPTVICIGGEVDAVWDSKPSKPGAPTNWVELKTSLAIRDDRDVDNFHRKLMKFWIQSFLLGVPKIIVGFRNRQGILTGLEEIETEKIPETVQRRGKATWNADMCVNFAADFLVWLRQTINDDGVWRIRRRAGEPTIEVFKIDEAGHGELLTDDFINWRIKLSMKSTALEPEPEPEPGSEP; this comes from the exons ATGCCTGATCAGTTTCCTATCCAGCCCATTGGACGGTTCTATGCTGCAAGCCAGCCGGTCAAACGACCCAAG GAGTTTGCTTGCTTCTCATACGACGATAACCATGACTTCCATCTAGGCGACTCTTCTGTGAGGTACTATTATACACCAGCCCTAGGCACCGACCTATCCAAAGGCTACGACAGCTTCATCAAGCATGATGACTCGAAACCTGAGCACCTCGGGGCCTTACTCAAGACTATCAAGGCtcatgaagaagagaaaggagaGAAAATCGATGCGCAGATTGTGACATGGCGTGGCATGATGACCAAA ATCATGGCGTCACCTTTTGAGGACCGTGACGGGTCAGTCGTTCGTATTCCAGTGCAGATGGTACGAACCGAAACTAACGGCAGACCCAGATTTGAAATGAACGCAACGCTGTACCAAGTGCGCATGAAcaaccccctctcccccccttcgcccGTGACTTGGTCCTTGACTGAGCTGACCCGACTCAGGACTGCATGTATGACGCTCTTCAACGGCAC ATTCATTGAAGAGAACCACGAGTACAAGGTCGCGTCCCAAAAGCAACAGAATGCGCAACAGCGACGGGGACCGATCCCTCCGGAAGTAATGCAATTCTGGG GCTACAAGTTTGAGACCTTGGCGACGCTCCCCGCCCCTTGGGGCGATACTTCCAGAGAATACATCGACAACAGGATTGAGGAGGTGGTGAACAACAAAGCTCAGTACTGCTCCGTTGTCCGGACGGGTATCGGGCCAACCGTCATCTGCATAGGTGGCGAAGTCGACGCCG TTTGGGACTCGAAGCCCTCGAAGCCCGGCGCTCCCACGAACTGGGTCGAGCTCAAGACGAGCCTCGCCATCCGCGATGACCGTGACGTCGACAACTTCCACCGCAAGCTCATGAAGTTCTGGATCCAGTcgttcctcctcggcgtccccAAGATCATCGTGGGCTTCCGCAACCGCCAGGGCATCCTCACAGGCCTCGAGGAGATCGAGACGGAGAAGATCCCGGAGACGGTGCAGCGTCGCGGCAAGGCGACGTGGAACGCCGACATGTGTGTCAACTTTGCCGCCGACTTTCTCGTTT GGTTACGACAGaccatcaacgacgacggtgtgTGGAGGATACGCAGGCGGGCTGGGGAGCCGACCATTGAGGTGTTCAAAatcgacgaggccgggcACGGTGAGCTCTTGACGGACGACTTCATCAACTGGAGGATCAAGCTCTCGATGAAGAGCACGGCCctggagccggagccggagccggagccggggTCGGAACCATAG
- a CDS encoding Sec8 exocyst complex component specific domain-containing protein, producing MSNRYGGGGGYRNGNGYGNFGRREEDYDPYGDGYSGSDKGDRYAVGSPPTMNPRSPPSLRSGGPPPIRSRERIQETTAERQIGQVLEHIKLEWPAMCQTDCVPVQLALQLLDTSSVGRAHDYNKFRQTHEYLQSSLKGIVHEHHQGFNSSIGTFHKIQGSIQASQKRVRALKDSLLTSKVSLCTSDPDLKKLSATSQAYDELLTALNELEELRLVPDQLEARISEKRFLSAVEVLQNALRKLRKPELDDIGALSDLRGYLANQDTAIMDILVEELHEHLYLKSPYCQERWQNLAKTQGAFKEGNYESITIAPFHQVLDAMDFEGTVAEDPAKNPEADTFSYVSLLVESLNKLGRLETAVDTLKQRLPVELFTIVNETLREVDQRHPSSLRGGSANTQGLHIYGNRETQMRADVIYDLLWTLFGKFEAIAEGHRVFHESIKALIRREGAGNNSALLGSFKELWNLYQNEIRSLLHNYVTTDADVYQFSTSPKPGANINGKKDAAREHLFKFADSDPKAVDMTTEYDALESIIRAAVPGLTDTSRKSGADKKRPVLDIGNTRRGGTSGWENKQTTGTYKSLVEPSVFNMSLLLPPTLVFLQRLKMIVPPGSDLATSTLTSFLDNFLVNVFQPQLDETLGKLSDTIFGEADTFLTDQEWTQVARRPVFKGTTAFFAIVTAFCRMLGTIPHDQALSTLIITQMMRYYDRCFGWYKSLVSKTQAQAGEPTKLRMSAAMALEEGDVQETIKQLWTSDTLERELLEKEVGLLIVQTNEKRMEMADIIQDKDTISSLCLLYTSMKWLAVKISGLRHITRNESDSSRPHLNRGSSKRWTLMNDPNKATNENGPVYLPMTQETVQTDRAFDGIVSSFEELAATALLTLHMEIRCEIIYSLRTALSTDTAPYLLDQEVTEPDPQILTLNSDLVLYDETIARYLRAKETAFIRTGLGLLINAYLVTNAAFVSPMNAKGCGRMQLNILVLQQNLKNVEEGVDLARASNYFALFDKGPDAIVEKAREDKDKDEHADPADTFGYEELRTLLELCFSEQLANPERGIASAAKRQMADKMLGLSEHMWQT from the exons ATGTCGAACCGGtacggcggtggtggtggctaccgcaacggcaacggctaCGGCAACTTTGGTAGGCGCGAAGAAGACTACGATCCGTACGGCGATGGCTACAGCGGTAGCGACAAAGGCGACCGGTACGCCGTTGGgtcaccgccgacgatgaaCCCGCGATCACCTCCTTCCCTCCGAAGTGGAGGACCGCCGCCGATTCGCAGTCGTGAGCGTATCCAGGAGACGACTGCCGAGCGGCAGATTGGCCAGGTACTCGAGCACATTAAGCTGGAGTGGCCGGCCATGTGCCAGACCGACTGTGTACCCGTTCAGCTTgccctccagctcctcgatACCAGCTCCGTCGGCCGCGCCCACGACTATAACAAGTTTCGACAGACGCACGAATACCTGCAGAGCTCCCTCAAAGGAATCGTACACGAGCACCATCAGGGCTTCAACAGCTCGATCGGGACGTTCCACAAGATCCAGGGCAGTATCCAGGCGTCGCAAAAGCGAGTGCGCGCGCTCAAGGACTCACTCTTGACCTCCAAAGTGAGCCTCTGCACGTCGGACCCTGACCTCAAAAAGCTCTCGGCCACATCGCAGGCTTACGACGAGCTTCTCACGGCTCTGAAcgagctggaggagctgcgcTTGGTGCCAGACCAGCTGGAAGCACGCATCTCCGAGAAGCGATTCCTGAGCGCAGTCGAGGTGCTGCAGAATGCGTTGCGAAAGCTGCGGAAACCGGAGTTGGACGACATTGGCGCCTTGAGTGATCTGCGGGGCTACCTCGCCAACCAAGACACGGCGATTATGGATATTCTGGTCGAGGAGCTTCACGAACACCTGTACCTGAAGTCGCCCTACTGTCAGGAGCGGTGGCAGAACCTAGCCAAGACCCAGGGTGCGTTCAAGGAGGGCAACTACGAATCGATTACCATTGCCCCATTTCACCAAGTACTGGACGCCATGGACTTCGAAGGGACGGTGGCCGAGGATCCAGCTAAGAACCCGGAGGCTGACACGTTCTCCTACGTATCTCTGCTGGTAGAGTCCCTAAACAAGCTGGGAAGGCTGGAGACCGCCGTCGACACCCTCAAGCAGAGGTTGCCTGTCGAGCTGTTTACAATTGTCAACGAGACGCTGCGGGAGGTCGACCAACGGCATCCAAGCTCATTGCGCGGCGGCTCTGCCAACACCCAAGGGCTGCACATCTACGGCAACCGGGAGACGCAGATGAGAGCGGACGTCATCTACGACCTGCTGTGGACGTTATTTGGCAAGTTCGAGGCCATTGCCGAGGGTCATCGCGTGTTCCACGAGTCGATTAAGGCGCTCATCCGGCGGGAGGGTGCCGGGAACAACAGCGCGTTGCTGGGAAGCTTCAAGGAGCTCTGGAACCTATATCAAAACGAGATCCGTTCCCTACTGCACAATTATGTTACAACAGACGCCGACGTGTACCAGTTCAGCACGTCACCAAAGCCAGGTGCTAACATCAATGGCAAGAAGGACGCCGCTCGGGAACATCTTTTCAAGTTCGCCGACAGCGACCCAAAGGCCGTAGATATGACGACAGAATACGACGCTCTAGAGAGCATCATCCGGGCTGCGGTCCCCGGTCTGACGGACACATCTCGAAAATCCGGCGCTGACAAGAAACGGCCGGTCTTGGACATCGGCAACACCAGGAGAGGCGGAACCTCGGGCTGGGAGAACAAGCAGACGACCGGAACCTACAAGTCCCTCGTTGAGCCCAGTGTCTTCAACATGAGTTTGCTTCTTCCACCCACCCTCGTCTTTCTCCAACGCCTCAAAATGATTGTCCCCCCGGGCTCGGATCTTGCCACTAGTACACTGACGTCTTTCCTGGATAACTTCCTGGTCAACGTATTCCAGCCCCAGCTGGACGAGACTCTCGGCAAGCTCAGCGACACCATCTTCGGCGAAGCCGACACATTTTTGACAGATCAGGAGTGGACCCAAGTCGCTAGGCGGCCAGTTTTCAAGGGTACAACTGCCTTCTTTGCCATTGTCACAGCTTTCTGCCGCATGCTGGGCACAATTCCCCATGACCAAGCCCTAAGCACGCTCATCATCACCCAGATGATGAGATACTATGATCGCTGCTTCGGGTGGTACAAGTCGCTCGTGAGCAAAacgcaggcgcaggcggGCGAACCTACGAAGCTGCGCATGTCAGCAGCAATGGCCCTGGAAGAGGGCGATGTCCAAGAGACGATAAAGCAACTGTGGACATCGGATACGCTGGAGCGTGAGCTCTTGGAGAAGGAAGTCGGTCTGCTTATCGTCCAGACTAACGAGAAGCGCATGGAGATGGCCGACATCATCCAAGACAAGGATACCATTTCGTCGCTTTGCCTCCTGTACACTAGCATGAAATGGCTCGCGGTCAAGATCTCGGGTCTCCGTCACATCACTCGAAACGAGTCAGACTCGTCACGCCCACACCTAAACCGAGGCTCGAGCAAGCGGTGGACGCTGATGAACGACCCCAACAAAGCCACCAACGAAAATGGCCCTGTGTATCTCCCCATGACGCAGGAAACCGTCCA GACCGATAGGGCTTTCGACGGCATTGTCTCGTCCTTCGAAgagctcgccgccaccgcgcTCCTGACCCTCCATATGGAGATCCGCTGCGAGATCATCTACTCCCTCCGCACTGCGCTCTCCACCGACACGGCGCCCTACCTCCTTGACCAGGAAGTCACGGAGCCGGACCCGCAGATCCTGACTCTCAACTCGGACCTCGTACTTTACGACGAGACCATCGCGCGCTACCTCCGCGCCAAAGAGACGGCCTTCATCCGCaccggcctgggcctgctgATCAATGCGTACCTTGTCACCAACGCGGCCTTCGTGTCGCCCATGAACGCAAAGGGTTGCGGCCGCATGCAGCTCAACATCCTCGTGCTGCAGCAGAACCTCAAGAACGTCGAGGAGGGTGTCGACCTCGCGCGCGCGTCAAACTACTTTGCCCTCTTCGACAAGGGGCccgacgccatcgtcgaAAAGGCTCGCGAGGACAAGGATAAGGACGAGCACGCCGACCCCGCTGACACGTTCGGCTACGAGGAGCTACGGACCCTGCTGGAGCTGTGCTTCAGCGAGCAGCTTGCGAACCCGGAGCGGGGgatcgccagcgccgccaaGAGGCAGATGGCGGATAAGATGCTGGGGCTCAGCGAGCACATGTGGCAGACCTAA